The DNA segment tcgtaaccatttttagaaaaatgggaatcgacttagattttgaaaatgaaaacaaacagagaagtcgccaccaatcctttttgatcaggtgtgatcgggtcacctcgtaaaactggttgtttttaataaacgatttgatttattttaaaaaaaagattttggtctgcgaaatttagaaaaatgagctcgggagttggttacatacgaggaaggattagcaccctcgtaacccCCAAggattggtacctagttgattaattggtGTTTTAAGATCGAAGATtaaaaacttgaaagactttcgaaatacgatccttctttatAAAAATGCTCAAGtgttaaagaccttcttgtctcaaaatataaaatgtcacatccagtaagttaggacacatcatcttgaattttcgagagcgagctttccttttatataaaattagcGTATTTATTAAAAGGGTATTTGATTATTTAGAGTTAACGAGAGAAATcgaaatccagtaagttagggaacgtttcctcgaattctcaaacaccgaatattgcctttattttaaaacaaattcttatttcgaggtgacaaaatgtcatacccggtaagttagggcacaacatttcgTATATCCGGGAATAAGCATTTTCAAAAACTCGTAttatgatttaaaagaatatttcgttatttaggttaaatgagaaaaatcgaaacccagtaagttagggcacgattgtctcgaattaccaaatacagAATATCACtcttatgaaagaattattttaaggCATCGAGTAAACAACATAATGTGATTTATAGAAAAAACATAAAAGCAGATTATGGTGCTAATACGTAATAATAAGCGTGACAGTGTCAAATATAATAATACGAGTAATTATGAAAGGTGAAATAATAGCAAGGCTAGTAAACAAGCGCGTGAGAAAAATGAAATGATCGAATACATAAGTAAATtaacgaataaataaatataaagatggcgaaataaaatgacaatgataacggtaataatgatataaaagtaCATACATATGCGTATCAAGGTACCTACGTAATAATAGAagtaataagaaatatataaaagaaacatatatatacatagtgATAACAGTACAATATTGAAAAATACATATGCgtagtatatataaaaatgtatacgtaatataataaaaattacatagtatgtatatatatattagtaataataatgataatacaaataatgaatgattgaatgtttgaaataatttacaaggatataaataaatagatgatGAAACGATAGTAATAAGAGTAATGATACATATAAGCAAAATAAGTacgctaaaatatatatatatatattaaattagttagtaTAAAAGTAATAGCgtataagtaattaaaaatgttatagtaataaaagtaataatacaATAGTGATAACAATGAaaggtataataataatagtaaaaatgcaaaGATAATGATAaaaaacattacataaatatatattgaaaataaatatatgataatattaaatgtatatacataatatgtacatgaaatacaaaacaaaatatacacataatatactaaaatatatacataatatacataatatatataatgtttgaaaagaacaaatatacataatataatactAATACATATATGCGTAATATGGAGTATAAcgaatatatattaaaagaatacatatataacatacaaatacattaataataataaaaaacaataatattaaactattcataatactatataacatatatatataagtattagaCAAAAATGATAATGATAGAAtgctaataaataaaaaaatacaaacataataacaataataaaatataatattatgaataatattaaaattaaaatagaataatgagaaaaaagtaaaaaaggacGAAAATCAAAACGAAAACGAATTTTGGGgcgaatttcaaaagaaataaaaagaaaacgaCCAAATTGCAACACGAGCACAACCTAGAAGTATTGAAAATGTAATATTCCCCCTCCCCCGGTCTTAATATGTAGCACGTGGCCATGGACCAAGTTGAAAAGCAGGACAAATTCCTGGGtaagattaaaattgaaaaaaacttaATTGCGAAGTCATGTGAAAGCGGAGGGGCCAAAAACGCAAATAACCCCTCCgcttcaaaaacacgcggatccaaGGCCGGTCGGGTCGGGTTGGCTCGCTCCacccccaaaacgacgccgtttgacGTGTACCGAGATCTTCGAGAgctatactggtggccagggttgaagcgaGAAGTTACTGACTTCGTTGCTCGCTGTTTGACgtgtcagcaagttaaggctaagcatcagttaccttcgggtttgctgcagCCGGCTAAGATACCGTTATGGAAATATGAGCTAGTAATGATAGACTTCActagtgggttgcctctaacacccattaagaaggattctgtctgggtcatcgtggattatttgaccaagtctgctcactcCACCCACTAAAGACAGACTTTTCCCTTCAGAAATTAGCTAAGCTCTACATATTGAAAATAGTCAGACTGCATGGGGTTTCAGTATCGATTATTTTCAACAAAGATCCTCGTTTTATATCTCGATTCTGGAAAAATTTGTATGAGGCTCTCagttcaaggttggacttcagtactacgtTCTATCCTCAGACAAATGgttagtcagagagggtgattcagatactagaggatatgctcAAAAGTTGTGCGATTGATTTTAGAtatagttgggaggattatctgtcGCTAGtcgagttcgcctacaataacagtttccagtttagcattcagatggcaccatacgaggccCTGTATGGTCGTAAGTATCGTACTCCTCTATGTTGGATTGAATTGGGTGAGTGGCGTGTGTTGGGTCTGGAGTTGGTTGTTGAGACAGAGGATCAGGTCCGACTGATTCGGAATCATCTGAAGgcagcttctgatagacagaaattCTATATTTATCTAAAAAGGcatgagattgagtattctgtgggggacttggTTTTTATTAAAGtctctccatggaaaaaggttctgaggtttggtcgtaagggcaagctaAGCCTTAGGTTTATTGGGTCATACCAAATTCTAAAAAGTGTAGGACCTGTCGCGTATCAATTGGAGTTACCTCCGGAGTTGGATCGCATTCATGATGTATTctacgtctcgatgttgagacgctactgctctgatcccacgcatattATTTTGGTTGAGGAGATTGATGTTAGGCCAGATTTGAACTTCGAGGAGGAGCTGGTTCAGATTTTGGAGCGCGACGTTAGGGTCCTACGAAGGAAATCTATCGCCTTAGTGAAGGTGCTGTGGCAGAATCATAGCACTCAGGAAGCCACATGGGAGTCTGAGGATGCGATGAGTCAGCAGCATCCTCATCTGTTTTGATCAGGaaaatttcgaggtcaaaatttcttttagggggttagagttgtaatgccttaaattttatgtttctgcttttacatttaattaacataaaatatgtatctacttcagtataaaatatgtatctacttcagtggttgaGTGTTCTGGGTGTATGTGAGAgatc comes from the Gossypium hirsutum isolate 1008001.06 chromosome A06, Gossypium_hirsutum_v2.1, whole genome shotgun sequence genome and includes:
- the LOC107956331 gene encoding uncharacterized protein, which codes for MAPYEALYGRKYRTPLCWIELGEWRVLGLELVVETEDQVRLIRNHLKAASDRQKFYIYLKRHEIEYSVGDLVFIKVSPWKKVLRFGRKGKLSLRFIGSYQILKSVGPVAYQLELPPELDRIHDVFYVSMLRRYCSDPTHIILVEEIDVRPDLNFEEELVQILERDVRVLRRKSIALVKVLWQNHSTQEATWESEDAMSQQHPHLF